In Candidatus Methylomirabilota bacterium, the sequence AGGGAAAACTGGGGCGTGATATAGCGCATATAGTCGGGCATACGACGCAAGATGGTTTCGGTAACGTCCTCCGGCGCGTAGCCTCGTTCCGCGGTGTCGCGATGGATCTTCTGGATCCATTCGAGATTGACGATGGGCACCACGCCGACGAGCAGATCCACATACTGTGCCACGTTGACCTTCTCGGTGACGACCCCGCCGTGCAGCCCCTCATAAACTAGGAGATCCGTGTCCTTCGGAAGATCCTCCCAGGGCGTGAACGTTCCTGGTTCTTGGCCGAAGTGCTCCGCCGCCTCCCAAGTGTGAAGGTAGTGGCGCCGCTGCCCTGTCCCGGTTTCGCCATAGTGCCGGAAAAGTTCCTCTAATTCCTCAAACAGGTTTGCCTCCTCGCCGAAGTGGCTCAGAGTCTTCCCCTCGGCCTGAGCCTTCGCAACTAGTTCACGCATCTCGTAGCGGCTGTACCGGTGGAAACTGTCCCCCTCGA encodes:
- a CDS encoding phosphoribulokinase, whose product is MSKKHPIIAVTGSSGAGTTTVKVAFEHIFYRLQTNAVTIEGDSFHRYSRYEMRELVAKAQAEGKTLSHFGEEANLFEELEELFRHYGETGTGQRRHYLHTWEAAEHFGQEPGTFTPWEDLPKDTDLLVYEGLHGGVVTEKVNVAQYVDLLVGVVPIVNLEWIQKIHRDTAERGYAPEDVTETILRRMPDYMRYITPQFSLTDINFQRVPTVDTSNPFFARDIPTPDESLVVIRFTDPAKLNIDFTYLLAMLHDSFMSRRNSIVVPGGKLGLAMEIIFEPIIKKMMEERQALL